In Pungitius pungitius chromosome 2, fPunPun2.1, whole genome shotgun sequence, a single window of DNA contains:
- the ndufb2 gene encoding NADH dehydrogenase [ubiquinone] 1 beta subcomplex subunit 2, mitochondrial, whose amino-acid sequence MSSFGRVLGVLRTGTQLLRRSTQKITNRKASGGPHIEPQYRQYPQLTKKQKIESELLSGAMWFWILWHCWHDPDAIMGHFPWPDASAWTDEELGIPADDEE is encoded by the exons ATGTCTTCTTTTGGACGGGTGCTGGGCGTCCTCCGGACAGGAACTCAGCTCCTTAGACGCAGTACGCAGAAGATAACGAACAGAAA GGCCAGCGGTGGACCGCACATCGAGCCCCAGTACAGGCAGTACCCACAGTTAACCAAGAAGCAGAAGATCGAGTCGGAGCTCCTGAGCGGTGCCATGTGGTTCTGGATCCTTTGGCACTGCTGGCACGACCCCGATGCAATCATG ggTCACTTCCCCTGGCCGGATGCGTCTGCATGGACGGATGAGGAGCTCGGAATCCCAGCAGATGATGAGGAATAA
- the kdm7aa gene encoding lysine-specific demethylase 7A — MAAAPLYCVCRQSYDFSRFMIECDICKDWFHGGCVQVEEHHAVDIDVYHCPNCDVVHGPSLMKRRNNGHRHDYTEPNDGSKPVQAGTPVFVKELQNRTFASGEEIMMQMKGEHVTTRYLERHGFNYPIKVTEMEGLGLKLPARTFSVRDVEQYVGGDKVIDVIDVARQADSKMKLSEFIKYYSNPHRPKVLNLISLEFSDTKMSELVEVPDVAQKMSWVENYWPDDSFFPKPFVQKYCLMGVKDSYTDFHIDFGGTSVWYHVLWGEKVFYLIKPTAANLALYEAWSSSPNQSEVFFGDRVEKCYKCVVTQGTTLLIPTGWIHAVLTAQDCMAFGGNFLHNLNIDMQLRCYEMERRLKTPDLFKFPYFEAICWYVAKNLLETLKELREDNCPPPTYLVEGVKALIGALRTWLKREVTEPSSEVPDHIRPNHLIKELTKEIRHLEEEPVGGSKPVKSQGAGCGAPSGSTACPATRTTLERLCQARQARRAARRLREQQRQAPKMPSNLDILERHTREVLQRLEVGPLEEDAAFCAKVRGKLNKVSTASAAAESLEDNHLRLMLVNGRIIRDLRRPVSSSPVKTEGERSPVDPPKSSVKSERTQDGEQHSSDEKPTLLRGLERVKTELREDVSGHCSVSDTDSDSDSPSQRKTMSSSSSSSSSDEDSGSSPGEEEDEGCGPRQQRGSGHTIELDPSGPKLRLKHKPLKRERPTSPSTEEAIQGMLSMAGLLCSSEPEKAASSQEPWWSGSSQGSPLGPRGPRGPRGEAQHRLQGDKSPMDSQGNSSEAWDNQGPPSPLDRPEADYQYCDPSMSPPLHPSKRLAPNPPPPISNQATKGKRPKKGMATAKQRLGKILKLNRQNRVFV, encoded by the exons ATGGCGGCGGCCCCGCTGTACTGTGTCTGCCGGCAGTCCTACGATTTTAGCCGGTTTATGATCGAGTGCGACATCTGTAAAGACTGGTTCCACGGCGG CTGCGTGCAGGTAGAAGAGCATCATGCCGTGGACATCGATGTTTACCACTGtcccaactgtgacgttgtccACGGACCCTCCCTGA TGAAACGGCGCAACAACGGCCACAGGCACGACTACACGGAGCCCAACGACGGGTCCAAGCCGGTGCAGGCGGGCACCCCGGTGTTTGTCAAGGAGCTCCAGAACCGGACCTTCGCCAG CGGCGAGGAGATCATGATGCAGATGAAGGGCGAGCACGTGACCACCAGGTACCTGGAGAGACACGGCTTCAACTACCCCATAAAGGTCACGGAGATGGAGGGCCTGGGGCTCAAACTGCCGGCCCGGACGTTCTCCGTCCGGGACGTGGAGCAGTACGTGG GCGGCGACAAAGTCATCGACGTGATTGACGTGGCGCGGCAGGCGGACAGCAAGATGAAGCTCAGCGAGTTCATCAAGTATTACAGCAACCCGCATCGACCCAAGGTCCTCAACCTCATCAGCCTGGAGTTCTCTGACACAAA GATGTCCGAGTTGGTGGAGGTTCCCGACGTGGCTCAGAAGATGTCCTGGGTGGAGAACTACTGGCCCGACGACTCCTTCTTCCCCAAGCCCTTTGTCCAGAAGTACTGCCTTATGGGGGTGAAGGACAGCTACACAGACTTCCACATAGACTTCGGCGGCACCTCAGTCTGGTACCACGTCCTCTGG GGTGAGAAGGTCTTCTACTTGATCAAGCCCACCGCCGCCAACCTTGCACTATACGAGGCATGGAGCTCCTCGCCCAATCAGAGTGAAGTGTTCTTCGGGGACAGAGTGGAAAAGTGCTACAAGTGTGTCGTGACCCAAGGAACCACCCTGCTCATCCCTACAG GCTGGATCCATGCTGTTCTCACCGCTCAGGATTGCATGGCGTTTGGAGGGAACTTCCTTCACAACCTCAACATTGACATGCAGCTCAG gTGTTATGAAATGGAGCGTCGCCTGAAAACCCCAGACCTCTTTAAGTTTCCTTATTTCGAGGCCATCTGTTGGTATGTGGCCAAAAACCTCTTGGAAACACTTAAAG AGCTACGAGAGGACAACTGTCCGCCACCGACCTACCTGGTGGAGGGAGTCAAGGCTTTAATCGGCGCTCTGAGAACCTGGCTGAAAAGAGAG GTGACTGAGCCCAGCAGTGAGGTACCAGACCACATCAGGCCCAACCATCTCATCAAAGAGCTGACCAAGGAGATCCGCCACCTGGAG GAGGAACCCGTCGGCGGCAGCAAGCCAGTGAAATCTCAGGGAGCCGGCTGTGGAGCGCCCTCCGGATCCACCGCCTGCCCGGCCACTCGCACCACTCTGGAGCGGCTGTGCCAGGCCCGGCAGGCGAGGCGGGCCGCCCGGCGGCTGAGGGAGCAGCAGCGGCAGGCCCCCAAAATGCCGTCCAACCTGGACATCTTGGAGCGGCACACCAGGGAGGtgctgcagaggctggaggtgGGGCCGCTCGAGGAG GATGCGGCCTTCTGCGCCAAGGTCCGTGGGAAGCTCAACAAAGTGTCTACGGCATCGGCAGCCGCGGAGTCTTTAGAGGACAACCACCTACGGCTCATGCTGGTCAACGGCAGAATCATCAG agatttAAGGCGACCAGTCAGCAGCAGCCCCGTAAAGACGGAGGGTGAACGCTCACCTGTTGACCCACCAAAGAGTTCTGTGAAGTCGGAGAGGACACAGGACGGAGAGCAGCACAGCTCGGACGAGAAACCCACACTCCTCC GCGGTCTGGAGAGGGTGAAGACTGAACTCAGGGAAGACGTCTCGGGACACTGCAGTGTGTCGGACACGGATTCAGACAGTGACTCCCCCTCACAG CGTAAAACAATGTCGTCCTCGTCTTCGTCGTCCTCTTCCGACGAGGACTCGGGGAGTTCCccgggggaagaggaggacgaggggtgCGGCCCCCGCCAGCAGAGGGGCTCAGGACACACCATAGAGCTGGACCCGTCTGGCCCAAAACTCAGGCTCAAACACAAACCACTCAAACG AGAACGTCCTACCTCACCCAGCACAGAAGAGGCCATTCAGGGGATGCTGTCCATGGCCGGTCTGCTGTGCTCGTCGGAGCCGGAGAAGGCGGCCTCGTCCCAGGAGCCCTGGTGGTCGGGTTCCAGCCAGGGCTCGCCGCTGGGGCCGCGGGGGCCGCGGGGGCCGCGGGGGGAGGCGCAGCACCGCCTGCAGGGGGACAAGAGCCCCATGGACAGCCAGGGCAACAGCAGCGAGGCCTGGGACAATCAGGGCCCACCCAGCCCCCTCGACCGCCCCGAGGCTGACTACCAGTACTGTGACCCCTCCATGTCTCCGCCGCTGCACCCTTCCAAGAGGCtcgcccccaacccccccccgcccatcaGCAATCAGGCCACAAAAG gcAAGCGGCCCAAGAAAGGAATGGCCACCGCCAAGCAGAGACTGGGGAAGATCCTGAAACTCAATCGACAAAACCGGGTGTTTGTTTAA